In Festucalex cinctus isolate MCC-2025b chromosome 1, RoL_Fcin_1.0, whole genome shotgun sequence, the sequence gggtgtccgttcacaaaatgctgcatgaaaaatgaaaacaagataagctcggggcacttattaggacgcttaagtttgccaaacttgacgaagctttgtgttaacgttagctcgcaacatttagacgaatgcaaaagctaacagaagacattaaactaacattaaccactgactgaacaagcttaacttagatggcagtgacattctagtaatatattttattcattaatagtaactacaataactttgatatcgttttgttattgccccgaaagcaaactacactacagctagctagttagcccgatagagttagcatagcttaccttagcacagtccgatttacatactccgtaggcacaccgcttcatcattttggaggtccggagcttgttaatggttgtcactcttcttccgtaaagttttatggtggttagcagtctcgtaagccatcaaataaaatcaatcagactatggacgtcatcgagagctgagtaaagcttgacggactatgcttacatagcaacggttgctaaatgtgtgattggtcaatgcttttgggggggcggagtttgcgaaaggtcaattacggatacaactcacctgacttttggcagcgatattcggccgagcaagaaaagaaaaagtgtcgtcaatagtgcatagaatttgccggcactcgactagaacttttcctggctcaaatcttaaaaaaaaaaaaaaaaaaaaaaaaaagaccagagactcttgggtggatttacagatttacagtctgaggtaaaacagcaaggatgttttaaaaaaaactgtgctactaataattctggggtacattatcacaattcattagaatccacatttatccagatttctccttactttggaagcatgtcttattttggtatatttgaatttgataataatgtcgatacacattttcatttgataaatcttatgattattctagcgaagttttacattcataagtctaaatttacacataagaaacaatcctttattgattttttttttgtatccatgagaaattattttttgtcattgtctggttgtctgtgctgcgattggttggcaaccagtccagggtgtcccccgcctactgcccagagccagctgagataggcgccagcagcccccgcgacccttgtgaggaataagcggtcaacaaaatggatggatggatggttgtctgtaggggtgttaaaaaaaatcgattcggcgatatatcgcgatactacatcgcgcgattctcgaatcgattcaataatcggcagaatttttttattttttattttttatttttttttaggattcacaccttgagcatggaagaatgttatatgaacggaacattaagccttaatattttattttaatgctgttcaaacatgaaacagattacaacctctataagactgaaatttcagataaataaataatacattttcatataaatcttacactctacaagcttactgattagtattttctaaatttgaatgaaaaaaaatcgcaacaatcgacttataaattcgtatcgggattaatcggtatcgaatcgaatcgtgacctgtgaatcgtgatacgaatcgaatcgtcaggtactaggcaattcacacccctagttgtctgtgtccaaaagctgtaaaaacatataactattgcaaacttattatttatttatatgattttgtatcaaactattttcttttctttcagttatactattgattttatttggtttagcttttgtatgttttaactttcctggcatgttctatgttctaattgtttatagtgtatacaatgattgtattatttcccccccaatattttgtatactgattgagtgaatagagatttaaaaaataaaaactaaactgggctactcgtatgtacaggagataaacatgtttcttcttattcgtccgagtgcagtttaaaggtctatttattttttattatccaaatgaatctagaattaaacgtataattttattagctttttttttttaattatttgttttaagtaaaattaaatattaacattttcgtgacatgagatttgaccaactgtaattgccgtagatttcacgtggtagcagaagagctactccattccaggcacgacgcgtttacgctcggcttcacgataaaaataattcaacacgaattcgtacggaacgaactgacacatcgacactttgccccgtcactactttattgaagtcaaacataattgctacgtttcgtgtctggttcaatcgtatctctcggccctctttattttgtcttgtcttagcttagcttagcttagcttagtttagcttagcttagcttgctaggcgccaaaaaacgagacgcgtttgctatcgacaaattggctcagcagacgtcaatcgtgagcgtaaagtgtcgtgaatatcgtgtgaagatgtccacaatggcgaaagtcaagtacgaagaggagctttgtggagcacaggaggacaacgagcgacaacgtcaactgctggacgccgtttacaagcagcctcgagttgtgttgaacagagcaggtttgtcacttgtttcatcgacacttttcaaccatatgtacgtttttatttctgtaaggactcttcaccgggtcactttgttacgatacacagttttttttttcttcagtcggtttggtacatttctcagtcgatacgaattggatttagcagaactacaactgaggtaaagctagccgccttttctttttacgcggtcaagtcagccgtcttttctttttacgcggtcaagtcagccgccttttctttttacgcggtcaagtcagccgcacttcatttttttctgttcgcccttttctaggatttacggtagtgtgctcgaagagacgctgGCGCGGAGAATGTGACCGAGAACAACAttgggttttcaaaataaaagatcggttttcaaaaataaaattgaattcaaacgcagtttaaagtatgcttggttttattattattattattattattattattattattattattattattattattattaacagtttaaaagctgtttcacaataacagtaccaattcaaatttcactgggaatgcactcttgtggggtgatattgagcaataacattgatatgtacagtattaagttaacggtaatttaaaatgaaggaaaggttgaaattgagaagaaaataggtgtgtgtcatcgagcagacatgccactttgaggcagaactaatttggggtcaataggtcatctgacctagaagctattaagcagaaaataagtggaagtctaaaatgaaaaaaataaaataaaataaaaggtgtgcatcatctatcagacatggcactatgatgctgcattggtttggggtcaataggtcacatggcctggaagctattgagctaagaagctgaaatttacagataatgagaaaaaaaaaatgttaaaaataagcggaggtctttttttttttttaaggctgtatGCAAATGAATATGTACAATTTTCTCTTGTTTCCTACAATATTAGTTGCTGATGTCATGTTGATCAAAATGTATGCTGTGTTGACCCTAGTCTCACACCTTGACtccgcaacatttttgcattatttttttttgcatatttattttttttgcacaatgaaagatggttgaacaagttacaatacgtcaaccatatttctatatattcccagtagactttttttttttttttttttggggcaaatgttaacttttaataatcaaaaatcaattcaaccaatgagcaacccgttttctgaaatttgtgttttcatctctaatattctaatataaattatggtgaaaacagtgcctctggattggcaggccggggtggtggtccccctttttaagaagggggaccggagggtgtgttccaactatagagggatcacactcctcagcctccctggtaaggtctattcaggggtgctggagaggagggtccgtcgggaggtcgaatctcggattcaggaggagcggtgcggttttcgtcctggccgtggaacagtggaccagctctacaccctcagcaggatccttgagggtgcgtgggagttcgctcaaccagtccacatgtgttttgtggatttggagaaggcgttcgaccgtgtccctcggggagtcctgtgggaggtgcttcgggagtacggggtaccggggcCCCCGATACGGGCGGTTCGGTCCCTGTttagtccgcattgccggcagtaagtcggattcgtttccggtgagggttggactccgccaaggttgccctttgtcacagattctgttcataatttttatggacagaatttctaggcgcagccgaggcgtggaggggatccggtttggtggcctcagcattgcatctctgctctttgcagatgatgtggtgctgttggcttcttcaggctgggatctccaactctcactggagcggttcgcagccgagtgtgaagcggttgggatgaggatccgcacctccaaatccgagaccatggtcctcaatcggaaaagggtggcgtgtcctctccgggtcggggatgagatcctcccccaagtggaggagttcaagtatcttggggtcttgttcacgagtgagggcatgatggaacgggagatcgacaggtggatcggtgcagcgtctgcagtaatgcggactctgtattggtCCGTCTTGGTgacgaaagagctgagccaaaaggagaagctctcgatttaccagtcgacctacgttccgaccctcacttatggtcacgagctgtgggtcgtgaccagtGGCGTTCCgaagcaacttggcaccctaggcaggatttctggtagtgccccccctcccagcgcgtgcacaacttattagaccaaccacaaacaCGACCCCCACTCAAattattagaccaaccacaaaatatttacatttagagcATTTCCCACAGTTATTTTATACTTAATGGTAGAACCGTACGTCACAGTGGTATTTTcgctgtagaggaagaaaataacgtggaaaaaatgctgctgaaaagtcaacttactgttggtttggcaacacaagatggccgccgccagcttcacttttcgctacagcatgagcagcccagttaatttatgacgtccgtgctgtatcagcctgcacatccacctgagaatctgaccgtgatcagttttttttttccttttttttttttttttttttttgaaggtttgagccaggacagcttactagcattttcatttcattttcttaactaaagagccagacctgtcaccagaaagaaagtgcagggggggcattaccttttttgggggagcacacttcatcaacctaaatctaatgttgttcaggttgaacagtggcattgtgacaactgcaaaagcggcggaatgactgtgacccagccccttctatctgagattagctagcagttgccttcatttgctttttggatttagggctgtacgatatggataacATTTcggatcatttttgccagacatctttattctttggtctttgactcagcatgaaacttcgcatcatttcagtgttttatggtgccttctgtaatttgtgttattttaattatagttatatttacttattcacttcactacatcttatatatttttttaattattatttttttgcttttatacttacctacttatatttactataattaattttattttgtgttattttctttcacttgtgtccactgcgagactgatttctattccatgcactttgtatgcagcaatggatgttttaaagggctttataaaaaaagattgagttgagatatgtcgataatatacagaaacgacatatgggttcagtgaaaaagatCAATCcataaggatgtgtaaagtgctgtttattattattattattattatggttattattattattattattattattattataacttatcgacagtcatcaaccgtgacaaacttggcaataaaaaaaaaaaaagaaaagaggattcaacttacattgtactgcaactatgctttagtgataaataattttatactccaaagtaggggtgttaaaaaaaaaatcgattcggcgatatatcgcgatactacatcgcgcgattctcgaatcgattcaataatcggcagaatcgatttttttttcgattttttttttttttttttttttttttttttttttttttttttttttaggattcacaccttgagcatggaagaatgttatatgaacggcacattaagccttaatatttttattttaatgctgttcaaatgtgaaacagattgcaaactgtttgtgtacagtggctcacggttataagcctcaagttttagataaatatattcatacaaatcttacagtgtacatgtacaaatttactgatagtattttctaaatttgaatggaaaaaaatcgcaacaatcgacttataaattcgtatcgggattaatcggtatcgaatcgtgaccattcgtatcgggattaatcggtatcgaatcgaatcgtgacctgtgaatcgtgatacgaatcgaatcgtcaggtactaggcaattcacacccctactccaaagtatttgttgtgtatgtgtgactgcgtgggtctgttaaccgcatactgtgtattgctacaatttgtccgtgctgtgtggcttgattaatcaaaacaaaagtttgccactcacttgtgaaCGTTGTTTAGTGGACCAGTGAACGCAGGATTCCCAaccatgtcaactgtgtcatcctggatcgaggtttggcgtttgctcactgctcagtcattGGGTCAGTGCCGGCCGGCGAACGTGCACCACTATCTAacgcggaagtagatttggctaatgcGCGTCTCCGGAGCGCGCGTCACCCCCCCCAATCCCGATTACCATTGGCTAGCCGTagatgtcaatcaaagccaaatttgaaaggatgtatgtggttggctggcaagccatgctttacttgaacagAAGGCGcacgtttacgtgactgataaaagtaaaaaaaatgaatacattctCCTTTCCCTGTCGTCcttttgctcacgagcgcccctagcatctgcctaatctgcctaatggcaggagcgccactggtcgtgaccaaaagaacgagatcccggatacaagcggccgaaatgagtttcctccgcagggtgtccgggctctcccttagagatagggtgagaagctcggtcatccgggagggactcggagtctgctcctccgcgttgagaggagccagctgaggtggctcgggcatctggttcggatgcctcctggacgcctccctggggaggtcttccgggcatgtcccaccggcgggaggccccggggacgacccaggacacgctggagagactatgtctcccggctggcctgggaatgccttTGGATCCCGCCggatgagctggttgaagtggctggggagagggaggtctgggtttccctcctaaagctgccgcccccgcgacccgacctcggataagcggaggaagatggatggatggatggatggatgaatttatggtgaattctagggctgggtatcgattcaaatttccaggatttgtttgtgtgtgttgaatgtgttgtgtgtgtgtgttgggggcggggtcgatatatctatacatggctttatgtatcgatattgggatatgtaaaggcgtatctatacgatatcgatatatcaatattttgaacccagcccaagttaattcaattgaaatagaaagggcgtatgaaaacaaattccttgtagtagttattgatgatgaattattttggaagccacacatagaaaatgttaaaaagaaaatgtgaaaaatcatagggatactctataaaactaaggatgtcctgaacatgaactcattatatacattatacagttcattattcttacaatatctgacctattgtgtgaaaatctgggcaaatgcaaataaaacaaacaccaactgtattcaaattgcaaaagagagctataagaattattaattaatcaaaatatactgaatcaacacatcgattatttattaaattaaatacaatgaaattttatgacttggttgagtttaaattagcaccaaattagacacagtccttttgatataaggggtgcacatgtctataaaaacaaaaaaaaaacaagaacaaatattaagcaaaggtgtgtatctgttaggtgttaatttgtggaatcatttgggaattgccctgaaaggatgtgactcacttgttgagtttaaaaaaaaatgtttaaaagtaaaaaaaaaaaaatacttgtgtacagatttgttattcattcactcatgtggcccatgtgataaacttcaatataaaatacataacatcacaataaattaactttaccaaaccatgtgtatcttgtgtctcgcagatgtcggtgaaaaatatatttttcctgagcggcaggagccagagttccctggcgtgaaacaggaggaggacttggagcctctgcaagttaaagaagagcagcagcaacagcctcccaacatcaaaaaagaggagcagctgccaccatacattgaagaggaggagcacttcacagggttgcccgtgactggtgtccatttgaagactgaagatgaacgtcaatatgaagagaacaaaggggcggagtctccaagcagacaacaaatgacaaatgatgacagccggttagctcttatgtcagatggtgaagacgcgtcacacgctgctcacactgctgacgatgaacagtgtgacgatgatgtgacatgtcacactgatggcaaacggtggaaatcttctcagtgtggaaaaacctttggttccaagtctcaattgagaagacacgcgatgggccacactggtcataaaccctttgcttgcacagtttgtggtcgaagtttctctAGGAAGGAAACTTTAACAACGCACACGCGAACCCACaccggagagaagccttttgcttgctcagtttgtggtcaaaattttgctcagagggaacacttaaaaacacacacaagaacccacactggagagaagccctttgcttgctcagtttgtggtcaaaatttttcttccaagggatacttaaaaacacacacaagaacccacactggagagaagccctttgcctgctcagtttgtggtaagaaatttcgtgaaaaggaaaatttaaaaatacacacaagaacccacactggagagaagccctttgcttgcttggtttgtggtcaaaaatttgctttcaagggatacttaaaaatacacacaagaacccacactggagagaagccctttgcctgctcagtttgtggtaagaaatttcgtgaaaaggaaaatttaaaaatacacacaagaacccacactggagagaagccctttgcttgcttggtttgtggtaaaaaattttcttacaagggatacttaaaaatacacacaagaacccacactggagagaagccctttgcctgctcagtttgtggtaagaaatttcgtgaaaaggaaaaattaaaaagacacacaagaacccacactggagagaagccctttgcttgctcggtctgtggtaagaaatttcctgaaaaggaaaaattaaaaatacacacaagaacccacactggagagaagccttttgcttgctcagtttgtggtcgaaattTTGCTTACAAGGGAagcttaaaaatccacacaagaacccacactggagagaagccctttgcttgcttggtttgtggtcaaaaatttgctcagagggtacacttaaaaatccacacgcgaatccacactggagagaagccctttgcttgcttggtttgtggtcaaaaatttgctcagagggtacacttaaaaatacacacaagaaccc encodes:
- the LOC144010977 gene encoding uncharacterized protein LOC144010977, which codes for MSTMAKVKYEEELCGAQEDNERQRQLLDAVYKQPRVVLNRADVGEKYIFPERQEPEFPGVKQEEDLEPLQVKEEQQQQPPNIKKEEQLPPYIEEEEHFTGLPVTGVHLKTEDERQYEENKGAESPSRQQMTNDDSRLALMSDGEDASHAAHTADDEQCDDDVTCHTDGKRWKSSQCGKTFGSKSQLRRHAMGHTGHKPFACTVCGRSFSRKETLTTHTRTHTGEKPFACSVCGQNFAQREHLKTHTRTHTGEKPFACSVCGQNFSSKGYLKTHTRTHTGEKPFACSVCGKKFREKENLKIHTRTHTGEKPFACLVCGQKFAFKGYLKIHTRTHTGEKPFACSVCGKKFREKENLKIHTRTHTGEKPFACLVCGKKFSYKGYLKIHTRTHTGEKPFACSVCGKKFREKEKLKRHTRTHTGEKPFACSVCGKKFPEKEKLKIHTRTHTGEKPFACSVCGRNFAYKGSLKIHTRTHTGEKPFACLVCGQKFAQRVHLKIHTRIHTGEKPFACLVCGQKFAQRVHLKIHTRTHTGEKPFACSVCGRNFAHKGNLKIHTGTHTGEKLFACLVCGQNFSSKGYLKIHTRVHTGEKPFACLVCGQNFSSKGYLKIHTRTHTGEKPFACSVCGQRFPTKGNAERHKCAGEKSG